The sequence below is a genomic window from Venturia canescens isolate UGA chromosome 9, ASM1945775v1, whole genome shotgun sequence.
TCTCCACGCGTGACGAGGCCGGCGGCGAGCGCTGAGCGTTCCCCCCACTCTGCCGTTGGCTGACGACTGACCGAACGCCTCTATCCCCATTCCACTACGACTACCACGCTATACGCGAAGCAAATTCACCGGCCAAAACAATTCGAACACGACCGTGAAACATAAACACGTAATAAACGTAAACAAACCGAACAAATTATCCTATATTTATTCAGAATTATTTATCACACAATTTCCCTCACTGACCGATTGCCATAATTTTATCAGTGCACAAAAATGTATGCActgaaccaaaaaaaaatttactatcatccaataaaattatattctaTTAATGGCGttctgatttttctttttatttattctttgaTAAAAGTTGCTAATCTGGAAAACCTACCTTACCAACGGAAGTGAGGTAGAGTCGAGTAGAGACGTAATACGATAGAAAATTTATGTAATAGAAATGTTTTCTATAGGAATATTCGATTATAGTATAAATGTTAcgaatgtattattttttggATATAATTGAATTTTGATATGTTTTCTGGTAGAAaggaatttcgataaaaatatttctggaaGAAATGTAAAAGTGCCACCGATATTTCAGATTTACCGAGCAAACTtcacattaaaaatttttgctcGTCTTGTCTTTTTTATCTTCGCGCAACACGAAATAGAAACACTCGTGTCGTTCTTCCTCTCTTACTCCCCTCCCTCCACCGGCTTTTAAGAAGAGCGAGTTGCATCTTCTGCTTTTGTGGTGCGACCAGCAGGCTTTTTTTCCGAAACTTTGGCAATTTGTTGCATAATTCTTGACTAGAAAtcttaacgaaaataacaaaaacatCACAATGTTGTCGCGAACTGCGTTGTGCATTAATCATCAAGCTTTGTCGCATGTCAACGCGGTCTCGCAGgtaaaattatgttttttttataatccgaGGTTATGTTGGCCGGTCTTAAATTATTAAGGAATTcactacaaatatttttttcttcctcaaagTCGCAGAGAATCCTGCTCAGACATATGCACATCACGTGTCAAATACGAAATGTCGGAATTAAATGCAATTCTTCAGTCAAACTATCAAAATACACTCCTGTTTTGGGAACCTGTACAAAGAGGTATTCCAGCACCGCTAAAGTCACCAATGAAGCTATTTCGTCAACAACCAACAACGTTTCCACCTCAGCCGTCGCTGATGGTCTAACATCGAAATTAATCGAAAATATACCAGGTAACATACTTATTTATGATACTCCAAAATATACTATGAAAAATTTGCAGTCTTGACACCCAAAatctacgatttttttttagtattatacaaaattttcattaaaaaactgtAAGTTATTTGAGAGCTTTGAAATCTAACAAAAACAGATATTTTCTATGTAACAATGGAATTCTTTCGTATTCCAACAATGCAAATTCCAATGAGGTTAAAATTCTATATTCAATTAAGCGTATAATCTGAAAATTTCCTCACACAAGCTGACAATGTGGTATCAATTTCCTTTAATGATGTGCCAGGTGAGTCAAATATTTGTTGTCAATTACATTGTTTGTTTAAACTGCTGATAACCTGTAAAATTTAATTTAACAAGCTGAATCCCCGATGACACAATCATTCAACAATGTCAACAATGTAACAAGTGAGTCATAACTTTGTCAATATTGTGAcagcaaaaaattcaaataatttaaaaCCCCTAAAATTTCTTCTAAAAAGCTGAAACAATTATGCCGGCAACGATTGATAACATATCAGGTGAGCTGAAAGATTTTCAGTATTTGGGCCTCTCGTTACTACAGCTAACAatacataaaatttttattaaaaagctGAATCAGTTGAGCAAAATCTAGCGGATGACACTTTATCTGgtgagcaaaatttttcaagatattcTGATATCTCATTCAattcaaattaataaacaattaACTGGcccagtaaaaaattaatcaacattTTAACGATTACTTGAAAAAACCAATAATCCCATGAATTTTCCTTTCGAAAGCTGAAGAGCCCATGACAAATTCTATTGAGACTTTACCAAGTGAGTTTACAATTTGTCAAAACACACTAAACTTTATAGCGTTTTACTATGATTAATGATTGCTAAATTTAATCCGGTAAGCCACTACTTTGGATGTAATCAGCAACGTACCAAGTGAGTCAAAGTCAGTCTTCTTGTCAGTGCACAATTTTGAAGTATTTGGTAACGACTAACGGcgtataaatttttatgaCAAAAGCTGGAGCCTCAACTCCACAATCATTCCTTGATCTACCGGGTGAGTCAACGATTAGAAGTTCAATTCCAAACAAAGCCAACACACAAAATTTCACTAAGAGAAAAGCTTCCGATATTCTTAGACTTTCCATTAGAAGAAAGGCTGTATAAATAATGGATAAAGAATTAAATAGGATATGAAAAATCTACATATCAATTAGTCAAACGAGAAgagaacaaattttcattcattatagtatcaattttaaaatattttccatgCAATTCAATTCAGAGTCCACATCACATCTATGATCAACAATATTTGCTACTATAATTactaaattatttcaaaatcatttatgAGTAGATGCACCTGTGCCCCCGGTAGTGGAAGCAATATCATATGTTGGGGAACCATCTCTCGTATCTCTTGGGCTAGGCAGCTGGTGGCCATCAGGAATAGTTCAACAAAGCTTGGAATGGCTGCACATATCATGCGGCTTACCTTGGTGGGAATCCATAATGATCGGTatatttatcaattatttattttaaaagtaAATTGACTGCTTCAAACTGAACGGATGAGTGCTGGAGATTAAACGGTTGGCTGTAACGGTCGATAAAATGAATCTCAAATAAGTGAACTCTTTTAAGTGGACAGACATAATCTTATACAAATACACTGCTAATTCGTCTAACTGATTTATGAATCCGTGCACGAATTGATAGTGTAATTTTAAATTTATGCGACTTTGGTAGAACAATCAATTCACCCTCAAAATGCaatagcgaaaaaaaaactaaaatgaaCGATAGAACGTttagaattttgaataattgaacGAAAATGATGTGCGTTTTCAGGTACACTAGCCCTGAGGCTTGCACTTTTTCCTCTGGTTATATTTGCCCAAAAGAACAATGCTGCATTATCAAACAATATGCCGGAATTAGCGCGCATACAAGCAGAAATGACAGATGCGCGACTAGAAGGTGATCAGTTGGGAGGTCcgtattttcgttatttttacaaagttatatttatcaaaaattcatcaacaaTCACGTTGAAATggatatgaaataaaaaattgtatcctGATTTTTGTATTCtgatctgatttttttcgtatattacAGCGGCTAGAAAAGCACAAGAGTtgatgaaattcatgaaagggaaaaattgCAATCCTGCCAAAGGTTTGATTGTGCCACTCTGTCAGGTAAGTTCACAACATGGAAGGACGTGAGTTCCCCTACTCAATTCTACATTCATTCTGTTTTCAGGCTCCTATTTTTATCTCCGTTTTCTTCGGAATCAGACAAATGGCTAATTTACCGGTTGAAAGTATGGCACAAGGAGGACTTTGGTGGTTCACCGACCTCACCTGTGCCGATCCGTACTACCTATTGCCTATTCTCACAACCCTCACTCTCTCAGCAACTATCGAGCTTGGAACAGATGGCACTAATCCCCAATCCCTTGGAATGATGCGATACGTTCTTCGAGCTATGCCTTTCGTGTTCCTTCCTTTCACTTTAAACTTCCCTGCGGTAcgtaaaaaagtaaatttatACATTTCGTAGAACATGATGAAAGATTTGCTACGGTTGTCTCAATCCAAATAATTTTCTTGTATACTTTGCTTGCATAGTTATGATCTTGCTAgttaaatcgagaaaaaaacatatttgacTCCATAAACCCTGTTTAATCACCTTagaattgaatgttttttgaggtattttatgtttttaacatCTGCGAAACTTCTATCAGATTTTCCTGTTACAGTGTTCAAACGTGCTGTAATCAATAAttccattgaaatttcatttccttTATTTCAGGCCATTCTATGCTACTGGTGCTCGTCAAATTTCTTCTCGCTCATTCAAGTCGGTCTTCTGAAGATACCCAAAGTTcgcacatttttcaatattccagCCATCGTAAAACATCCGCAGAACAAACAAGTCCAGAAGAAGGGTTTTGTTGAGAGTGCTAAAACCTGTTAGTAtatacttaaaaaaaaaaaaacaaattctttAACAATGTCTTGAACATTATCGACTAGACTGTTCTGGCCAaacaaaaatctgaaaaaaaataatatttattacaatgcaaaaaaattacaatatttctGTTTCCAGCCATGTCAAACATCAGAACAACCCGGGAAATGAGAGCGAGATACGTCGCAGATGAAGTACAGTTTCATAGGGCAGGAAGAGGTCCAGTTCAGCAAACCTTTTCATACGATCCTACAAAGCAATTTCATCGATCCGATGCCGTTCAAGCAAAGAAGAGATAATTAGTTTTTTCCAGCACCGTTTTTGATTTTGTAAATACACGAAATTATAGACgatagaaaaataagagaccaAAATGAATCTGGCAGTTTGAAAATCTCTCTCCATCGATCCTCTATCGCTTTTCTCCAGTGATATGTTATAGGCGAATGTGagatttggaaaaattaaaaatagctTTAAAACCAACATGTTTGCTCTTCAATTCCGTTCTGCtgattacgttttttttataaactttgcTGTTAttgttcatcatttttaacatgCTGTAACTCTAAGCAACGTtgcttgaatttttatttattttttaataacagATGTAATTGATTTCAAACaaaaggcaaaagaatctTTTCTGAAGCTGAAAGTATGAGGAAAGATGCCGCACAATGTGTCCATCattctcaaatatttttttttagtaaaaataatgtttattCAGGAAAAATTTAagggaaataaataaatgtaggCTTTTGGTCTGTAGTATTGCGAACTCTCTTTGCAGTATTTCTTCATTTACACTTTATTTACACAATTCCTCAAAATATAAACTATTCCATTTCACCCTTTGATGCTCACACACTGATTTATAACGCCGATCAGATGACTATTTTCTGTAGCGGCAGCAACTCTTTCCTTATCAGCCAATTGTTTATTCACTGCGTGTTCTGCATTGTGAGTTCCTGGTGTTATGGAAACTTGGACTTTGAATCTTTTTGGCAAAGCCCGCAATAATTGAACTCTTATGGAAAGACCAATTAGTGTGGCCATGCTGCAGTGCGGTATTGTTGGTGTGAACCTAATTTGAACCGTGTTCTTTTTGTTGTCAACCTGAAATGTTATATAAATTAATTAGGTAGTTCAACATGGAGATTGCTACTGACTTCATCTTTCTTCCTTAAAAATTCCAACTTACTTCGATGAGGCTCTGTTCAACAACATGAAGTTCTTCGAGAGTCAATGGATGTTCGGGATCGTTAATGTTTCTGATAAGATCTAAATACAACAGAGATGAATTAAATTAAAACGACAACTTTTATGTTGACATAACCAAAATAAAAGTACTTtacgaatttttaattgaaattccttTGAATCATATTTTACCAAATATTTCTCTGGCATCGAACTCATCCACAACATTCTCGTTTTCATCGTCTGCTGTTATGTCTCTATCGTCGATTTTTTGATACAATTTCGGATTCAAGTTTTCGACATTTTCACCCATCGCCATTATGACAGAATAGTGAAAACGGTGAAAACCGAGATAACATAAAAATATACCGCAGAAGTAAACAAACGCATACACATTCAAATAAAGTTCTGTGATGTTTCGATCGATCTGATCACAAGCAATGAGCAATTTTTAGCGGGGTTTTTAAAAACACGACAAGAAAATTCAGCAATTTTGTAAGTagagtttatttttcacttcttACGAAAATCCAGCATGGGAAAATAAATGGTTTTCCATTAtcgtttattcttttttcgatCTTCATTCTGATTGGTTCTTTCGATTGAAGAAGAGCGCTTCATCAGTTATAAAAACCGGAATAAGAGCGCCGTGAACGCAGTCATTGTGTACGTGTCTTTACTGCGATGCATTGCATGTGAACAAGACCTGAGTGACGAAAATTGACGCGGCTGATGCACACCTCCTCGTTCGATACACACCATGGTGTAAAATGTAACTCGCGGGAAAGGTtctatcttttttttaatcttctctTGCTGTCTCCGTCACACTCGGGGTGGACGCAAGAATTGATCGTCCGTGAATCCTCGGGATCGATATTAAGtagacgaataaaaataatgaataacaTTAGAGTTGTATCATTTGTGGTAAGGGTTTAGACACACATCAAATCGATAGAGTTGGAGTGATCGTAAGGTGGATAAAAGTGGCTGAATAAATAAGTGTTTCCAAATAGACTCGTGTTTGATGGTCGGCGATATGGCGGATATAGCGAACACGACAGTGTTTACAAACGGTTCGTCGGTCTCGTGTGGAACTTCGGATCTTCTTCGTCAAGCATTCCAGGAGGTAGTGGATGAAGACGATCAAGAGAATGAGTttgttgcatttttgcaaGGTGACGGTGAGGACTCGCCGACGATACATTTAACGCAAGCGCAAGCATCAGCTTTGAGGTTAACTTTTGAAGTTGATACCGTGGACGATAGGAACCACGACATAACCTACGAAACTGAGGAAAACACATTACTCGATGAAATAACAAGAACGACGAACCtcgaaaattcacaaaatccaTCGTGTACCAGCGTACCATTGGAAAATCTTCATTTCCAAAATGACAATCAACACATTAAGGTCGAATGTTCAGATTTCGAATGGACGGACGATAAATCGTCCATTCAATCATTAGCAAACAATCATGATAACGAAACCATATCTATGAACGATCTTGATCTCTCACAAAACAACGATTCTGCTCGTCGTCAATTGCTTGAACAACTTACCGAAGGAGATGAACCTCAGAAAATTTACTTAACTACCCAAAATTCCCTCAAACCTGCAGGACCTCCGAATCGCAGTGAAGAAATTCGTTTTCCTCAAGAAACTTCccaaaattatcaaaaaactGATTTGCGCGATTCACAGGCTCAAATTTTACAAAGATTACCCATAATTTTGCCATCCTCTCAATTTATTGTCAAACCAACTCAAACTCTCTTGAAAAATGCCAAAACTGTTCGAATTTTACCTGGCACTAGTAAAATCAATACCATTCATACAAACGCTGCTAATGGTTTGCACCAAAACACTCAGAATGGCAATATCACCAGTCAAAATTCAATCTTATTGCCGAAAGGAACGCTTTTGAATACAATTGCCCCACGTTTGATCAATGCCACTCCTATAACAACGCAATTAATCAACGGAGGAACAATATCGACTCAGTTGCTGAATGCTTCACAAGTTTTGACAACTTCCTGTGACTTTTCTAATCAGAATATTAGCACAAGTAATGGAAATACCAGTGGCGTTACAAGGTCGGTTCAAAGAATTGGTAATCCCAGTCTTCCTATTGTGGGAGGTTTGAAAATGACACCAGGGATCATTCGAACTGGTAACAACCAACAGTTTGTGTTGCCAGCCCTCAAATCGAATCTGGAAACGGGTAACATTGTAAAAACAATTCAAACGATCAATGGGAATGGAAAACCTGGGATTGGCGGTTCATTCCTAAAATCTGTACAGATACCTGCACAATTCTTGCGAAATGCAGCAACAgcttttgttaaaactgtgcCCGCAAATACAACTAAAATCACGACGTCTACGAACTCACCGATAATTCTGAGAACAGCTTCTATTCTCAAAGCTCAAGATGCTAAACCCGTCACCACTTCCGCTTCTATTTTACGTCCCACTACTCAGAGTCCCTCGAACCCAATTTCCATCCTCAAACCACAGACAAAGTTAGTTTCTCATATGAAAAACAAACCAAGTTTAATGAACA
It includes:
- the OXA1L gene encoding mitochondrial inner membrane protein OXA1L isoform X1, with amino-acid sequence MLSRTALCINHQALSHVNAVSQSQRILLRHMHITCQIRNVGIKCNSSVKLSKYTPVLGTCTKRYSSTAKVTNEAISSTTNNVSTSAVADGLTSKLIENIPADNVVSISFNDVPAESPMTQSFNNVNNVTTETIMPATIDNISAESVEQNLADDTLSAEEPMTNSIETLPTTTLDVISNVPTGASTPQSFLDLPDAPVPPVVEAISYVGEPSLVSLGLGSWWPSGIVQQSLEWLHISCGLPWWESIMIGTLALRLALFPLVIFAQKNNAALSNNMPELARIQAEMTDARLEGDQLGAARKAQELMKFMKGKNCNPAKGLIVPLCQAPIFISVFFGIRQMANLPVESMAQGGLWWFTDLTCADPYYLLPILTTLTLSATIELGTDGTNPQSLGMMRYVLRAMPFVFLPFTLNFPAAILCYWCSSNFFSLIQVGLLKIPKVRTFFNIPAIVKHPQNKQVQKKGFVESAKTSMSNIRTTREMRARYVADEVQFHRAGRGPVQQTFSYDPTKQFHRSDAVQAKKR
- the OXA1L gene encoding mitochondrial inner membrane protein OXA1L isoform X2, translated to MLSRTALCINHQALSHVNAVSQSQRILLRHMHITCQIRNVGIKCNSSVKLSKYTPVLGTCTKRYSSTAKVTNEAISSTTNNVSTSAVADGLTSKLIENIPAESPMTQSFNNVNNVTTETIMPATIDNISAESVEQNLADDTLSAEEPMTNSIETLPTTTLDVISNVPTGASTPQSFLDLPDAPVPPVVEAISYVGEPSLVSLGLGSWWPSGIVQQSLEWLHISCGLPWWESIMIGTLALRLALFPLVIFAQKNNAALSNNMPELARIQAEMTDARLEGDQLGAARKAQELMKFMKGKNCNPAKGLIVPLCQAPIFISVFFGIRQMANLPVESMAQGGLWWFTDLTCADPYYLLPILTTLTLSATIELGTDGTNPQSLGMMRYVLRAMPFVFLPFTLNFPAAILCYWCSSNFFSLIQVGLLKIPKVRTFFNIPAIVKHPQNKQVQKKGFVESAKTSMSNIRTTREMRARYVADEVQFHRAGRGPVQQTFSYDPTKQFHRSDAVQAKKR
- the OXA1L gene encoding mitochondrial inner membrane protein OXA1L isoform X4: MLSRTALCINHQALSHVNAVSQSQRILLRHMHITCQIRNVGIKCNSSVKLSKYTPVLGTCTKRYSSTAKVTNEAISSTTNNVSTSAVADGLTSKLIENIPDAPVPPVVEAISYVGEPSLVSLGLGSWWPSGIVQQSLEWLHISCGLPWWESIMIGTLALRLALFPLVIFAQKNNAALSNNMPELARIQAEMTDARLEGDQLGAARKAQELMKFMKGKNCNPAKGLIVPLCQAPIFISVFFGIRQMANLPVESMAQGGLWWFTDLTCADPYYLLPILTTLTLSATIELGTDGTNPQSLGMMRYVLRAMPFVFLPFTLNFPAAILCYWCSSNFFSLIQVGLLKIPKVRTFFNIPAIVKHPQNKQVQKKGFVESAKTSMSNIRTTREMRARYVADEVQFHRAGRGPVQQTFSYDPTKQFHRSDAVQAKKR
- the OXA1L gene encoding mitochondrial inner membrane protein OXA1L isoform X3, with the protein product MLSRTALCINHQALSHVNAVSQSQRILLRHMHITCQIRNVGIKCNSSVKLSKYTPVLGTCTKRYSSTAKVTNEAISSTTNNVSTSAVADGLTSKLIENIPADNVVSISFNDVPAESPMTQSFNNVNNVTTETIMPATIDNISAEEPMTNSIETLPTTTLDVISNVPTGASTPQSFLDLPDAPVPPVVEAISYVGEPSLVSLGLGSWWPSGIVQQSLEWLHISCGLPWWESIMIGTLALRLALFPLVIFAQKNNAALSNNMPELARIQAEMTDARLEGDQLGAARKAQELMKFMKGKNCNPAKGLIVPLCQAPIFISVFFGIRQMANLPVESMAQGGLWWFTDLTCADPYYLLPILTTLTLSATIELGTDGTNPQSLGMMRYVLRAMPFVFLPFTLNFPAAILCYWCSSNFFSLIQVGLLKIPKVRTFFNIPAIVKHPQNKQVQKKGFVESAKTSMSNIRTTREMRARYVADEVQFHRAGRGPVQQTFSYDPTKQFHRSDAVQAKKR
- the galla-2 gene encoding MIP18 family protein galla-2; the encoded protein is MAMGENVENLNPKLYQKIDDRDITADDENENVVDEFDAREIFDLIRNINDPEHPLTLEELHVVEQSLIEVDNKKNTVQIRFTPTIPHCSMATLIGLSIRVQLLRALPKRFKVQVSITPGTHNAEHAVNKQLADKERVAAATENSHLIGVINQCVSIKG